A genome region from Ralstonia solanacearum K60 includes the following:
- the murG gene encoding undecaprenyldiphospho-muramoylpentapeptide beta-N-acetylglucosaminyltransferase — MTAGTPRTLLVMAGGTGGHIFPALSVARLLAARGWKVVWLGNAGSMEGQLVPKHGFPLESVRFGGLRGKGLLTKFLLPLNLLRAFWQSLGVLRRVRPNVVLGMGGYITFPGGMMSVLLGAPLVLHEQNSIAGLANRVLARVADRVLCAFPNALPGAEWVGNPIRADLAALPSPQARYAERSGPLRVLVVGGSLGAAALNDAVPKALALLPADTRPIVVHQAGAKQIDTLRANYAEAGIDETHAQAVPFIDDMAAAYARADLVICRAGAMTVSEVAAAGVAALFVPFPHAVDDHQTTNARFLSERGAALLVPQPSLGPASLADTLASLTRAQLADMAAKAREQARPEAAERVADICAAAARA, encoded by the coding sequence ATGACGGCCGGTACGCCGCGCACCCTCCTCGTCATGGCCGGTGGCACCGGCGGCCACATTTTCCCGGCACTGTCGGTGGCCAGGCTGCTGGCGGCGCGCGGGTGGAAGGTGGTTTGGCTCGGCAACGCCGGCAGCATGGAAGGCCAACTGGTGCCCAAGCACGGTTTCCCGCTGGAATCCGTGCGCTTCGGCGGCTTGCGCGGCAAGGGGCTGCTGACCAAGTTCCTGCTGCCGCTGAACCTGCTGCGCGCGTTCTGGCAGAGCCTGGGCGTGCTGCGCCGCGTGCGTCCGAACGTGGTGCTGGGCATGGGCGGCTATATCACTTTCCCGGGCGGCATGATGAGCGTGCTGCTGGGCGCGCCGCTGGTGCTGCACGAACAGAATTCCATCGCCGGCCTGGCCAACCGTGTGCTCGCGCGCGTGGCCGACCGCGTGCTGTGCGCCTTCCCGAACGCGCTGCCCGGTGCCGAATGGGTCGGCAATCCGATCCGTGCCGATCTGGCGGCGCTGCCGTCGCCGCAAGCGCGCTATGCCGAGCGCAGCGGTCCGCTGCGCGTGCTGGTCGTGGGCGGCAGCTTGGGCGCGGCCGCGCTCAATGACGCGGTGCCCAAGGCGCTGGCGCTGCTGCCCGCCGATACGCGCCCGATCGTTGTCCACCAGGCCGGCGCCAAGCAGATCGATACCTTGCGCGCCAACTACGCCGAGGCGGGCATCGACGAGACGCACGCGCAGGCCGTGCCCTTCATCGACGACATGGCCGCTGCCTACGCGCGGGCCGATCTGGTGATCTGCCGCGCCGGCGCGATGACGGTTTCGGAAGTGGCCGCGGCCGGGGTGGCGGCGCTGTTCGTGCCGTTTCCGCATGCGGTGGACGACCACCAGACCACCAACGCACGCTTCCTGTCCGAGCGCGGCGCGGCACTGCTGGTGCCCCAGCCGTCGCTGGGTCCGGCATCGCTGGCGGATACACTCGCGTCCCTGACGCGCGCGCAATTGGCCGATATGGCGGCCAAGGCACGCGAACAGGCGCGGCCGGAAGCGGCCGAGCGCGTCGCCGACATCTGTGCGGCGGCGGCACGGGCATAG
- the murD gene encoding UDP-N-acetylmuramoyl-L-alanine--D-glutamate ligase, which produces MFGDLESPCVLVLGLGESGLAMARWCARHGARVRVADTRESPANLPALRAHVPDAEFIGGPFAPSLLEGVTLVAISPGLSPLDAAVAALLDGARERTVPVWGEIELFARALAGLKSAQGYAPRVLAITGTNGKTTTTALTGALARRAGKTVGVAGNISPSALDKLTECVDAGTLPDVWVLELSSFQLETTHTLAADAAAILNITQDHLDWHGSMAAYAAAKGRIFGAGTVRVLNRQDAEVMTFASKGGGDVTFGIDEPATPEALGLLHDGGMHGGMPWIVLAEADDDDLPKPVRRKKGDTTPAAPVPVRLKRLMPADALRIRGLHNATNAMAALALCRAIGLPASALLHGLRDYAGEPHRVELIAAFDDIEFFDDSKGTNVGATVAALSGLSKHVVLIAGGEGKGQDFSPLAAPVAQYARAVVLIGRDAPQIRAALADSGVELVEAPTLEAAVQEAAARAQPGDAVLLSPACASFDMFRNYEHRAQVFHQAVAALAADRGVML; this is translated from the coding sequence ATGTTCGGCGACCTGGAATCGCCGTGCGTGCTGGTGCTGGGCCTGGGCGAATCCGGCCTCGCGATGGCGCGCTGGTGCGCGCGCCACGGTGCGCGCGTGCGCGTGGCCGACACGCGCGAGTCGCCCGCCAATCTGCCGGCGCTGCGCGCGCACGTGCCGGACGCCGAATTCATCGGCGGACCGTTCGCCCCGTCGCTGCTGGAAGGCGTGACGCTGGTGGCGATCAGCCCGGGCTTGTCGCCGCTCGACGCCGCCGTTGCCGCGCTGCTTGACGGCGCGCGCGAGCGTACCGTGCCGGTGTGGGGCGAGATCGAACTGTTCGCGCGTGCGCTGGCCGGCCTGAAGTCGGCGCAGGGCTATGCGCCCCGCGTACTGGCCATCACTGGCACCAATGGCAAGACCACGACCACGGCGCTGACCGGCGCCCTGGCCCGGCGCGCCGGCAAGACCGTCGGCGTGGCGGGCAACATCAGCCCGTCGGCGCTGGACAAGCTGACCGAGTGCGTCGATGCAGGCACGCTGCCGGACGTGTGGGTGCTCGAGCTGTCCAGTTTCCAGTTGGAAACCACGCACACGCTCGCCGCCGACGCCGCGGCCATCCTGAACATCACGCAGGACCACCTGGACTGGCACGGCTCGATGGCCGCCTATGCCGCCGCCAAGGGCCGCATCTTCGGCGCCGGCACGGTGCGCGTGCTGAACCGGCAGGACGCCGAAGTGATGACGTTCGCCAGCAAGGGCGGCGGCGATGTCACGTTCGGTATCGACGAACCGGCCACGCCCGAAGCGCTCGGCCTGCTGCATGATGGTGGAATGCATGGCGGCATGCCGTGGATCGTGCTGGCCGAAGCCGACGATGACGATCTGCCGAAACCCGTGCGCCGCAAGAAGGGCGATACCACGCCCGCCGCACCGGTGCCGGTGCGGCTCAAGCGCCTGATGCCGGCCGATGCCCTGCGCATCCGCGGCCTGCACAACGCCACCAACGCGATGGCCGCGCTGGCGCTGTGCCGCGCGATCGGCCTGCCGGCGAGCGCCTTGCTGCACGGCCTGCGCGACTACGCCGGCGAGCCGCACCGGGTCGAGCTGATCGCCGCCTTCGACGACATCGAATTCTTCGACGACAGCAAGGGCACCAACGTCGGCGCCACGGTCGCGGCGCTATCGGGCCTGTCCAAGCACGTGGTGCTGATCGCCGGCGGCGAGGGCAAGGGGCAGGACTTCTCGCCGCTGGCCGCGCCGGTCGCGCAGTACGCGCGCGCCGTGGTGCTGATCGGCCGCGATGCACCGCAGATCCGCGCCGCGCTGGCGGACAGCGGTGTCGAACTGGTGGAGGCCCCCACGCTGGAGGCGGCCGTGCAGGAAGCTGCTGCGCGCGCCCAGCCGGGTGACGCCGTGCTGCTGTCGCCGGCTTGCGCGAGCTTCGACATGTTCCGCAACTACGAGCATCGCGCGCAGGTGTTCCACCAAGCCGTGGCCGCGCTGGCGGCGGACCGGGGAGTGATGCTATGA
- a CDS encoding UDP-N-acetylmuramoyl-tripeptide--D-alanyl-D-alanine ligase has translation MSDALPVMMSATDAAAWMAGAHLAGPDAALRRVTTDSRSVQPGDLFVALIGERFDAHGFLADVVARGAAAVLVSRPPAATLDLSGVAVLTVADTRIALGQLAAGWRRQFPIPVVAVTGSNGKTTVKEMISAIFACAVGEDARLATAGNFNNDIGLPLTLFRLNARHKLAVLELGMNHPGETEVLATIAQPTVALINNAQREHQEFMVSVEAVAAEHAAVLAALPADGVAVFPRDAANGGEYAPLWRAAAGTRRVLDFGIEGGAVSAIVTDTADGQHVDVQAPGLRFSFMLPLLGVHNARNALAATACALAAGIAPEVIAQALSAFAPVKGRLQRKPGVHGGLVVDDTYNANPDSVRAAIDALATLPAPRWLVLGDMGEVGAQGPAFHQEIGAYARERGIDAVLATGELARHVVDAFGSGAQHFASAEALIEQGVPAIAPGATVLVKGSRFMRMERIVDALVLKDPAADSQGAPGTTHTQQTH, from the coding sequence ATGAGCGACGCACTGCCCGTGATGATGTCCGCCACCGATGCCGCCGCCTGGATGGCCGGCGCGCACCTGGCCGGCCCGGACGCGGCCCTCCGCCGCGTCACCACCGACAGCCGTAGCGTGCAGCCCGGCGACCTGTTCGTCGCGCTGATCGGCGAGCGCTTCGACGCGCACGGCTTCCTGGCGGACGTGGTGGCGCGCGGGGCGGCGGCGGTGCTGGTGTCGCGTCCGCCGGCCGCCACGCTCGACCTGTCCGGCGTGGCCGTGCTGACCGTCGCCGATACGCGCATCGCGCTGGGGCAACTGGCCGCCGGCTGGCGCCGCCAGTTCCCGATCCCGGTGGTGGCGGTGACGGGCAGCAATGGCAAGACCACGGTCAAGGAAATGATCTCGGCCATCTTCGCATGCGCGGTGGGCGAAGATGCCCGCCTAGCGACGGCCGGCAACTTCAACAACGACATCGGCCTGCCGCTGACGCTGTTCCGCCTGAACGCGCGGCACAAGCTGGCGGTGCTCGAACTGGGCATGAACCACCCCGGCGAGACCGAAGTGCTGGCCACCATTGCCCAGCCCACCGTGGCGCTGATCAACAACGCCCAGCGCGAGCACCAGGAGTTCATGGTCAGCGTGGAAGCCGTGGCGGCCGAACATGCCGCGGTGCTGGCCGCGCTGCCGGCCGATGGCGTGGCGGTCTTCCCGCGCGATGCGGCCAACGGCGGCGAATACGCGCCGCTGTGGCGCGCAGCGGCGGGTACGCGGCGCGTGCTGGATTTCGGCATCGAAGGCGGCGCGGTGTCGGCCATCGTGACGGACACGGCCGACGGCCAGCACGTCGATGTACAGGCGCCGGGGCTGCGCTTTTCGTTCATGTTGCCGTTATTGGGCGTGCACAACGCACGCAACGCACTGGCGGCGACGGCATGCGCGTTGGCCGCGGGCATTGCGCCCGAGGTGATCGCGCAGGCGCTGTCGGCGTTCGCGCCGGTCAAGGGGCGCCTGCAGCGCAAGCCGGGTGTGCATGGCGGGCTGGTGGTCGACGACACCTACAACGCGAATCCGGATTCCGTGCGCGCTGCCATCGATGCGCTGGCGACGCTGCCGGCACCGCGCTGGCTGGTGCTGGGCGATATGGGCGAGGTGGGCGCGCAAGGACCGGCGTTCCACCAGGAGATCGGCGCATACGCCCGCGAACGCGGCATCGACGCGGTCCTGGCCACCGGTGAACTGGCGCGCCACGTGGTGGATGCCTTCGGCAGCGGCGCACAGCATTTCGCGTCGGCCGAGGCGTTGATCGAGCAGGGCGTGCCGGCGATTGCGCCGGGCGCGACGGTGCTGGTGAAGGGCTCTCGTTTCATGCGGATGGAACGCATTGTCGATGCGCTGGTCTTGAAAGACCCGGCAGCAGACTCGCAAGGGGCGCCGGGGACGACACACACACAACAGACGCACTAA
- a CDS encoding peptidoglycan D,D-transpeptidase FtsI family protein: protein MNGAHKNPGTAARARLGQFSASPVLGLRLPMWRSKLVVFLMFAAFMALIGRALWIQGPGNRFYEAEGKKRFQRTLELPATRGKILDRNGLVLATSLPVKAVWAVPEDVPSTVPGDDMQKLAKLLDMSNKELAGKLGEDKGFVYLKRQVLPDIADQIAGLKIDGIYQTREYKRFYPEGEAMAHIVGFTNVEDKGQEGMELAREPDLAGASGQRQVIKDRLGRVVEDVGVLKAPREGRDLTLSIDAKIQYLAFNELKAAVERNRAKAGSAIVLDAQTGEVLALTNYPTYNPNDRTRLSGEQLRNRVLTDTFEPGSMMKPITIGLALQLHRVTPTTLVQTNGKFTLDGATISDTANYGTLTVGQVIQHSSNIGTTKIALMLKPQEMWDMFTSVGFGQAPKIGFPGAVAGRLRPAKNWRRIEQATMSYGYGLSVSLFQMAHAYTIFAHDGELIPVTMYRTNGQPPQGERVLSPEVARQIRQMLETVTSPGGTAPQAQVMGYRVGGKTGTAYKHVGRGYDRSKYRASFIGLAPMSNPRIIVAVSVDEPSAGSHYGGSVAGPVFASIAGGSLRALNVSPDSPVRQLVMTEGVAEEPVGALQ from the coding sequence ATGAACGGCGCGCACAAGAATCCGGGCACGGCGGCACGCGCCCGCCTGGGGCAGTTCTCCGCCAGCCCCGTGCTGGGGCTGCGCCTGCCGATGTGGCGTTCCAAGCTGGTGGTCTTCCTGATGTTCGCCGCGTTCATGGCGCTGATCGGCCGTGCGCTGTGGATCCAGGGCCCGGGCAACCGCTTCTATGAGGCTGAAGGCAAGAAGCGCTTCCAGCGCACGCTGGAACTGCCGGCCACGCGCGGCAAGATCCTCGACCGCAATGGCCTGGTGCTGGCCACCAGCCTGCCGGTCAAGGCCGTCTGGGCTGTGCCCGAGGACGTGCCCAGCACCGTGCCCGGCGACGACATGCAGAAGCTGGCCAAGCTGCTCGACATGAGCAACAAGGAACTGGCGGGCAAGCTGGGCGAGGACAAGGGCTTCGTCTACCTGAAGCGCCAAGTGCTGCCGGACATCGCCGACCAGATCGCCGGCCTGAAGATCGACGGCATCTATCAGACGCGCGAATACAAGCGCTTCTACCCCGAAGGCGAAGCGATGGCGCACATCGTCGGCTTCACCAACGTCGAGGACAAGGGCCAGGAAGGCATGGAGCTCGCGCGTGAGCCGGATCTCGCGGGCGCGTCCGGACAGCGCCAAGTGATCAAGGACCGCCTGGGCCGCGTGGTGGAAGACGTCGGCGTGCTGAAGGCGCCGCGCGAGGGCCGCGACCTGACGCTCTCCATCGATGCCAAGATTCAGTACCTGGCCTTCAACGAACTCAAGGCGGCCGTGGAGCGCAACCGTGCCAAGGCCGGCAGCGCCATTGTGCTGGACGCCCAGACCGGCGAGGTGCTGGCGCTGACCAACTACCCGACCTACAACCCGAACGACCGCACGCGCCTGTCGGGCGAGCAGTTGCGCAACCGCGTGCTGACCGACACCTTCGAGCCCGGCTCGATGATGAAGCCGATCACCATCGGCCTCGCGCTGCAACTGCATCGCGTGACGCCCACCACGCTGGTGCAGACCAACGGCAAGTTCACGCTGGACGGCGCGACCATCTCCGATACCGCCAACTACGGCACGCTGACTGTCGGCCAGGTCATCCAGCACTCGAGCAACATCGGCACGACCAAGATCGCGCTGATGCTCAAGCCGCAGGAAATGTGGGACATGTTCACCAGCGTCGGCTTCGGGCAGGCGCCCAAGATCGGCTTCCCGGGCGCGGTGGCGGGGCGGCTGCGGCCGGCCAAGAACTGGCGGCGCATCGAACAGGCGACCATGTCGTACGGCTACGGTCTGTCGGTATCGCTGTTTCAGATGGCGCACGCCTACACGATCTTCGCGCACGACGGCGAGCTGATTCCGGTCACGATGTACCGCACCAACGGCCAGCCGCCGCAGGGCGAACGCGTGCTGTCGCCGGAGGTGGCGCGGCAGATACGGCAGATGCTGGAAACCGTGACGTCGCCCGGCGGCACTGCGCCGCAGGCGCAGGTGATGGGCTACCGCGTGGGCGGCAAGACCGGCACGGCGTACAAGCACGTCGGCCGCGGCTACGACCGCTCCAAGTACCGGGCGTCGTTCATCGGCCTGGCGCCGATGTCGAACCCGCGCATCATCGTTGCCGTCAGCGTCGACGAGCCTTCGGCCGGCAGCCACTACGGCGGCTCGGTGGCCGGGCCGGTGTTTGCCTCGATTGCCGGCGGCAGCCTGCGTGCCCTGAATGTGTCACCGGATTCGCCGGTGCGTCAGCTCGTGATGACCGAAGGCGTGGCCGAAGAACCCGTGGGGGCCCTCCAATGA
- a CDS encoding UDP-N-acetylmuramoyl-L-alanyl-D-glutamate--2,6-diaminopimelate ligase, which yields MTAIPTSDRPPIAVRLTPVLDWLRAHVPAGADLTSDTRKLKVGDVFVAYVLGNVRQRGDGRPHIPQAIAAGASAVLAEAHGYVVPADAPVRILPVDGLAELAGPLAAQWYAVPGPDALRMIGVTGTNGKTSCSQWIAQALSRQGERCAVVGTLGTGFVDTLVATGFTTPDAIQLQRSLADLHRAGARAVAMEVSSHGLEQGRADGSRFDIALFTNLTQDHLDYHGTMAEYELAKARLFGWPGLRAAVINRDDAAGVRLLTGLRAAIEAVEYGIDGEAAAQRGAKHWLRATSVRAHRTGTTFDVDSSFGRATVHSPMVGLFNVSNQLGVLGVLLMAGVPWQDAIARLEKLQPVSGRMERFGGEDGPLVVVDYAHTPDALEQTLRALAPITEARGGKLWAVFGCGGDRDPGKRPQMGAIAERLAQHVVLTSDNPRSEDPQQILDMIADGMEAPYVAVQIEDRAAAILHAVRHADAHDVVVVAGKGHESTQEIAGRKRPFSDQEHVRLALAARGVNA from the coding sequence ATGACGGCCATACCGACCTCCGACCGTCCGCCGATCGCCGTGCGCCTGACACCGGTGCTGGACTGGCTGCGTGCGCACGTGCCCGCCGGTGCCGACCTGACCAGCGATACGCGCAAGCTCAAGGTCGGCGATGTGTTCGTCGCCTACGTGCTGGGCAATGTGCGCCAGCGCGGAGACGGCCGGCCGCACATTCCGCAGGCGATCGCGGCCGGCGCCAGTGCCGTGCTGGCCGAGGCACACGGCTACGTGGTGCCGGCCGATGCGCCGGTGCGCATCCTGCCCGTGGACGGCCTGGCCGAGCTGGCCGGGCCGCTGGCGGCGCAGTGGTACGCGGTGCCGGGGCCGGATGCCCTGCGCATGATCGGCGTGACGGGCACCAACGGCAAGACATCGTGCTCGCAATGGATCGCCCAGGCGCTGAGCCGGCAGGGTGAGCGCTGCGCAGTGGTGGGTACGCTCGGCACCGGGTTTGTCGATACGCTGGTCGCCACGGGTTTCACCACGCCGGATGCCATCCAGCTCCAGCGCAGCCTGGCCGATCTGCATCGCGCCGGCGCTCGCGCGGTCGCCATGGAGGTGTCGTCGCACGGCCTGGAGCAGGGCCGCGCGGACGGTTCGCGCTTTGACATCGCGCTGTTCACCAACCTGACGCAGGATCACCTGGACTACCACGGCACCATGGCCGAGTACGAGCTCGCCAAGGCGCGCCTGTTCGGTTGGCCGGGCCTGCGCGCCGCCGTCATCAACCGCGACGATGCAGCGGGCGTGCGCCTGCTGACCGGCCTGCGCGCCGCCATCGAGGCGGTCGAATACGGCATCGACGGCGAGGCCGCCGCGCAGCGCGGTGCCAAACACTGGCTGCGCGCCACCAGCGTGCGCGCGCACCGCACCGGCACGACATTCGACGTCGACAGCAGCTTTGGCCGGGCGACCGTGCATTCGCCGATGGTCGGCCTGTTCAACGTCTCGAACCAACTGGGCGTGCTGGGCGTGCTGCTGATGGCCGGCGTGCCGTGGCAGGACGCGATCGCCCGGCTGGAAAAGCTGCAGCCGGTGAGCGGCCGCATGGAGCGTTTCGGCGGCGAGGATGGCCCGCTGGTGGTGGTCGACTACGCCCACACGCCCGATGCCCTGGAGCAGACACTGCGCGCGCTCGCGCCGATCACCGAGGCGCGCGGCGGCAAGCTGTGGGCGGTGTTCGGCTGCGGCGGCGACCGCGATCCGGGCAAGCGTCCGCAGATGGGCGCCATCGCCGAGCGGTTGGCGCAGCACGTGGTGCTGACCTCCGACAACCCGCGCAGCGAAGACCCGCAACAAATTCTCGACATGATTGCCGACGGCATGGAAGCCCCGTACGTCGCCGTACAGATTGAAGATCGTGCTGCGGCCATCCTGCACGCGGTGCGGCACGCCGATGCCCATGACGTCGTCGTCGTGGCCGGCAAGGGGCACGAATCGACGCAGGAAATTGCCGGGCGCAAGCGGCCGTTCTCCGACCAGGAGCACGTCCGGCTGGCGCTGGCGGCACGGGGGGTGAACGCATGA
- the ftsW gene encoding putative lipid II flippase FtsW: MSDTQIKRSGFIGATIGNAWEGLRDAVSGVKPTRSKMMEYDQPLLWVSIVLLGLGLVMVYSASIALPDSPKYANYTNGHFLIRHAFSLLIGVIGAVVAFQIPVKFWDKYAPKLFIIALVLLVVVLIPHVGKGVNGARRWLPLGIMNFQPSELMKLAVVLYAANYTVRKQDWMQSVRKGFLPMGVAVAFVGSLLLLEPDMGAFLVIAAVAMGILFLGGVNGKLFGGLVLTAVSTFSLLILMSPWRRERIFAYLNPWQEEYAQGKAYQLTHSLIAFGRGEWTGVGLGGSIEKLHYLPEAHTDFILAVIGEELGFIGVLIVILLFYWMVRRAFEIGRTALQLDRTFSGLVAKGLGIWIGWQAFINMGVNLGLLPTKGLTLPMVSYGGSGILMNCMAIALLLRIDYENRVLMRGGKV, encoded by the coding sequence ATGAGCGACACCCAGATCAAGCGCAGCGGCTTCATCGGTGCCACCATCGGCAACGCCTGGGAAGGGCTGCGCGACGCCGTGTCCGGCGTCAAGCCCACGCGCTCCAAGATGATGGAGTACGACCAGCCGCTGCTGTGGGTGTCGATCGTGCTGCTGGGCCTGGGTCTGGTGATGGTGTATTCGGCGTCGATCGCGCTGCCGGATTCGCCCAAGTACGCCAATTACACCAATGGGCATTTCCTGATACGCCATGCGTTCTCGCTGCTGATCGGCGTGATCGGTGCCGTGGTCGCCTTCCAGATCCCGGTCAAGTTCTGGGACAAGTACGCGCCCAAGCTTTTCATCATCGCGCTGGTGCTGCTGGTGGTGGTGCTGATTCCGCACGTGGGCAAGGGCGTGAACGGCGCGCGGCGCTGGCTGCCGCTGGGCATCATGAATTTCCAGCCGTCCGAGCTGATGAAGCTGGCGGTGGTGCTGTATGCCGCCAACTACACGGTGCGCAAGCAGGACTGGATGCAGAGCGTGCGCAAGGGCTTCCTGCCGATGGGCGTGGCGGTGGCCTTCGTCGGTTCGCTGCTGCTCCTGGAGCCCGATATGGGCGCCTTCCTGGTGATCGCCGCGGTGGCGATGGGCATCCTGTTCCTCGGCGGGGTCAACGGCAAGCTGTTCGGCGGGCTGGTGCTCACCGCGGTGTCGACGTTCTCGTTGCTGATCCTGATGTCGCCGTGGCGGCGCGAGCGGATTTTCGCCTACCTGAATCCGTGGCAGGAAGAATACGCGCAGGGCAAGGCGTACCAGCTCACCCACTCGCTGATCGCCTTCGGCCGCGGCGAATGGACCGGCGTCGGCCTGGGTGGCAGCATCGAGAAGCTGCACTACCTGCCCGAAGCCCATACCGACTTCATCCTGGCCGTGATCGGCGAGGAGCTGGGCTTCATCGGTGTGCTGATCGTGATTCTGCTGTTCTACTGGATGGTGCGCCGTGCCTTCGAGATCGGCCGCACCGCGCTGCAGCTCGACCGCACCTTCTCCGGCCTGGTGGCCAAGGGCCTGGGCATCTGGATCGGCTGGCAGGCCTTCATCAACATGGGCGTGAACCTGGGCCTGCTGCCGACCAAGGGGCTGACGCTGCCGATGGTCAGCTACGGCGGCTCGGGCATCCTGATGAACTGCATGGCGATCGCGCTGCTGCTGCGCATCGATTATGAGAATCGTGTGCTGATGCGTGGAGGGAAGGTATGA
- the mraY gene encoding phospho-N-acetylmuramoyl-pentapeptide-transferase: MLLALAQWLQNDFGFLRVFNYLTFRAVMASLTALVIGLGFGPWVIRRLTELKVGQAVRSYGPQTHLVKAGTPTMGGVLVLIGIAVSTLLWCDWGNRFIWIVLLVTLGYGAIGWVDDYRKVVHRDPKGMSSREKFFWQTVIGLFAAAYLAFSVSETSNMRVLDLFLDWVRSGLSLSLPAKSHLIVPFFKEISYPLGVFGFIVLTYLVIVGSSNAVNLTDGLDGLVIMPVVLVGSALGIFAYVMGSAVYSKYLLFPHIPGAGELLIFCSAMAGAGLAFLWFNAHPAQVFMGDVGALALGGALGTIAVIVRQEIVLFIMGGVFVAETISVMLQVTWFKFTKRRYGEGRRLFRMAPLHHHFELSGWKETQVVVRFWVITMMLVLIGLSTLKLR; the protein is encoded by the coding sequence ATGTTATTGGCATTGGCGCAGTGGCTGCAGAACGATTTCGGCTTCCTGCGCGTCTTCAACTATCTGACGTTCCGGGCCGTGATGGCATCCCTCACGGCGCTGGTGATCGGCCTCGGGTTCGGGCCATGGGTGATCCGTCGCCTGACCGAGCTGAAGGTCGGCCAGGCCGTGCGCAGCTATGGCCCGCAGACCCACCTGGTCAAGGCCGGCACGCCCACCATGGGCGGCGTGCTGGTGCTGATCGGCATCGCTGTCTCCACGCTGCTGTGGTGCGATTGGGGCAACCGCTTCATCTGGATCGTACTGCTGGTCACGCTCGGCTATGGGGCGATCGGCTGGGTGGACGACTACCGCAAGGTGGTCCACCGCGACCCGAAGGGCATGTCCTCGCGCGAGAAGTTCTTCTGGCAGACGGTGATCGGCCTGTTCGCCGCCGCTTACCTGGCGTTCTCGGTGTCCGAGACCAGCAACATGCGCGTGCTGGATCTGTTCCTGGACTGGGTGCGCAGCGGCCTGTCGCTGAGCCTGCCGGCCAAGTCGCACCTGATCGTGCCGTTCTTCAAGGAGATCAGCTACCCGCTGGGCGTGTTCGGCTTCATCGTGCTGACCTATCTCGTCATCGTCGGCTCCAGCAATGCGGTGAACCTGACTGACGGTCTGGACGGCCTGGTCATCATGCCCGTGGTGCTGGTGGGCAGCGCGCTGGGCATCTTCGCCTACGTGATGGGCAGCGCGGTCTACAGCAAGTACCTGCTGTTCCCGCACATTCCGGGCGCGGGCGAGTTGCTGATTTTCTGCTCGGCGATGGCCGGTGCCGGTCTGGCCTTCCTGTGGTTCAACGCCCATCCGGCCCAGGTGTTCATGGGCGACGTCGGCGCGCTGGCGCTGGGCGGGGCGCTCGGCACCATCGCCGTGATCGTGCGGCAGGAGATCGTGCTGTTCATCATGGGCGGCGTGTTCGTCGCCGAAACCATCTCGGTGATGCTGCAGGTGACCTGGTTCAAGTTCACCAAGCGGCGCTACGGCGAAGGCCGGCGGCTGTTCCGCATGGCTCCGCTGCATCACCATTTCGAGTTGAGCGGGTGGAAGGAAACGCAGGTCGTCGTGCGCTTCTGGGTCATCACCATGATGCTGGTGCTGATCGGTCTGTCGACGCTGAAGCTGCGGTGA